Proteins found in one Methanothermobacter thermautotrophicus genomic segment:
- the ilvD gene encoding dihydroxy-acid dehydratase, which translates to MKSDTVKRGIQRAPHRSLLRACGLTDDDFEKPFIGIANSYTDIVPGHIHLRELAEAVKEGVNAAGGVAFEFNTMAICDGIAMNHDGMKYSLASREIVADTVESMAMAHALDGLVLLPTCDKIVPGMLMAAARLDIPAIAVTGGPMLPGEFKGKKVDLINVYEGVGAVSAGEMSEDELEELERCACPGPGSCAGLFTANTMACLTEALGMSLPGCATAHAVSARKRQIARLSGKRIVEMVRENLKPTMIMSQEAFENAIMVDLALGGSTNTTLHIPAIAAEIDGLNVNLDLFDELSRMIPHIASISPAGEHMMLDLDRAGGIPAVLKTLEDHINGECLTCTSRTVQENIEGVEVRDRNVIRSPEKPVHSEGGLAILRGNLAPRGSVVKQGAVAEDMMVHEGPAKVFNSEDECVEAIFGGRIEEGDVVVIRYEGPKGGPGMREMLNPTSAIAGMGLERVALITDGRFSGGTRGPCVGHVSPEAMEDGPIAAVKDGDIIRIDIPSRKVEVDLTPHEIEERLQGAVKPLRSVKGWLARYRKLAGSADTGAILR; encoded by the coding sequence ATGAAGAGCGATACAGTAAAGAGGGGAATACAGAGGGCACCCCACAGATCCCTCCTGAGGGCCTGCGGCCTCACAGATGATGACTTCGAGAAACCATTCATAGGTATAGCCAACAGTTACACTGACATAGTCCCCGGGCACATCCACCTCAGGGAACTTGCAGAGGCTGTTAAGGAGGGTGTGAATGCTGCAGGAGGCGTTGCATTTGAATTTAACACCATGGCAATATGTGATGGAATAGCCATGAACCACGATGGGATGAAGTACTCCCTGGCATCAAGGGAGATAGTTGCAGACACGGTGGAGAGCATGGCCATGGCCCATGCCCTTGACGGTCTGGTACTGCTTCCCACCTGCGACAAGATAGTCCCGGGGATGCTGATGGCAGCGGCCAGACTTGACATACCGGCCATAGCAGTGACAGGTGGGCCCATGCTCCCTGGAGAATTTAAAGGGAAAAAGGTGGACCTCATAAACGTGTATGAGGGTGTTGGAGCAGTCAGCGCAGGTGAGATGTCAGAGGATGAACTGGAGGAACTCGAAAGATGCGCATGTCCAGGGCCAGGATCCTGCGCAGGCCTATTCACAGCCAACACCATGGCATGCCTCACAGAGGCCCTGGGCATGAGCCTCCCTGGCTGTGCAACGGCCCACGCTGTAAGTGCACGTAAGAGGCAGATTGCAAGGCTCTCTGGTAAGAGGATAGTTGAAATGGTGAGGGAGAATCTGAAGCCGACCATGATAATGAGCCAGGAAGCCTTTGAGAATGCTATTATGGTCGACCTCGCCCTGGGGGGTTCAACAAATACCACACTCCACATCCCTGCCATCGCTGCAGAGATTGATGGTCTCAACGTCAACCTGGACCTCTTTGATGAACTGAGCAGGATGATACCCCACATAGCATCAATCTCACCGGCAGGTGAACACATGATGCTGGACCTTGACCGTGCAGGAGGGATACCCGCCGTCCTAAAGACCCTGGAGGACCATATAAATGGGGAATGCCTAACATGCACCAGCAGAACAGTGCAGGAGAACATTGAAGGGGTGGAGGTAAGGGACAGGAACGTCATAAGGTCCCCTGAAAAGCCAGTCCACAGTGAGGGGGGCCTTGCAATACTCAGGGGGAATCTGGCGCCCCGGGGATCGGTTGTGAAACAGGGAGCCGTTGCAGAGGACATGATGGTGCATGAAGGTCCTGCGAAGGTCTTTAACAGCGAAGATGAATGTGTGGAGGCCATATTCGGTGGCAGGATAGAGGAGGGTGATGTTGTCGTCATACGCTATGAGGGACCCAAGGGGGGCCCCGGCATGAGGGAGATGCTCAACCCGACATCTGCAATTGCAGGCATGGGCCTTGAAAGGGTTGCCCTTATAACCGATGGAAGGTTCTCAGGTGGTACAAGGGGACCCTGTGTTGGTCATGTATCGCCTGAAGCCATGGAGGATGGCCCCATCGCCGCGGTGAAGGACGGGGACATCATCAGAATAGATATACCCTCCCGAAAGGTTGAAGTTGACCTTACTCCCCATGAAATTGAGGAGAGACTTCAGGGCGCAGTTAAACCCCTCCGCAGTGTGAAGGGGTGGCTTGCACGTTACCGTAAACTTGCAGGGTCAGCAGACACGGGTGCAATACTCAGATAG
- a CDS encoding signal peptidase I → MKDRREVIEAGAYILLLVLAVVASQHMNVVVSGSMEPVFYRGDIVIIEKTSFLGIQELNPESIRKGDIIIYDATWFPEPVIHRVIGVETDRNGNRYYITKGDNNPSPDPAPVYPSQVEARVLTVGSQPLMIPRVGYITLWLKGL, encoded by the coding sequence ATGAAGGACAGGCGCGAAGTAATTGAGGCAGGCGCATACATCCTCCTGCTTGTGCTGGCAGTGGTTGCCTCCCAGCACATGAACGTTGTTGTATCCGGGAGCATGGAACCCGTCTTCTACCGTGGAGACATAGTCATAATCGAGAAGACCAGCTTCCTGGGGATACAGGAGCTGAACCCTGAAAGCATCAGGAAGGGCGATATAATCATCTATGACGCCACCTGGTTCCCTGAACCAGTGATACACCGGGTTATAGGTGTTGAGACTGATAGAAACGGGAACAGATATTACATCACAAAGGGTGATAACAACCCTTCACCGGACCCGGCCCCTGTCTATCCATCACAGGTTGAGGCGAGGGTGCTGACGGTGGGGTCACAGCCACTCATGATACCCAGGGTTGGATACATAACACTATGGCTTAAGGGACTCTGA
- the argS gene encoding arginine--tRNA ligase: MFRYIEKEARDSITAALEKLGVPVPHEIKLEEPPNPQLGDLASTVSFELAGELKRAPIEITADIMSVIETPDIFEAIESKGPYINFFVDYSKFSRRLLESIRDDYGSHPPRGEKVILEHTSANPNGPLHIGHIRNAIIGDSLARILRMAGYDVETQYYVNDMGRQIAMIVWGLLNLDGDLEDYPGDKMDHRVGKLYFEVNQRLQENPGIRDEVDELIRKYEAGENEEIFRRVVEYCLSGMKETMKRLHVHHDRFVWEGQFVRDGTVERVIEALRETGYAQENEVLYLDLEEFGLEKELVLTRSDGTSLYSTRDIAYHLQKSEDGDVIIDVLGSDHKLAAEQVGIAVELLGGKRPEVIFYEFITLPEGSMSTRRGVFISVDELMDEAHGRALDEVKKRRDLPEDVADDIAESIGNGAIRYYIARLSPEKHIVFRWDDALSFERGCASIQYAHARACKLLEKASFTGEESIEDGWKPDGDERELIRLLARFPVVVEESALARRVHPVAQYAQDLANTFNSFYRSTPVIGSDFEGARLRLVDSVRKTIRNALDLLGIHAPETM, encoded by the coding sequence ATGTTCAGGTACATTGAAAAAGAGGCTAGAGATTCTATAACAGCGGCGCTTGAAAAGCTCGGGGTACCGGTACCCCATGAGATAAAGCTTGAGGAACCACCAAACCCCCAGCTCGGGGACCTTGCATCCACGGTATCCTTCGAACTTGCAGGTGAACTGAAAAGGGCCCCCATTGAAATAACGGCTGATATAATGTCTGTGATAGAAACTCCTGACATATTTGAGGCCATTGAATCCAAGGGGCCATACATAAACTTTTTCGTCGATTACAGTAAATTCTCCAGAAGACTCCTGGAGTCCATCAGGGATGACTACGGTTCACACCCCCCCAGGGGGGAGAAGGTGATCCTCGAGCACACCTCAGCCAACCCCAACGGCCCCCTTCACATAGGCCACATAAGGAACGCCATCATAGGTGATTCCCTTGCAAGGATACTGAGGATGGCTGGCTACGACGTCGAAACCCAGTACTACGTGAATGACATGGGGAGACAGATCGCCATGATAGTATGGGGCCTCCTGAACCTTGATGGAGACCTTGAGGACTACCCGGGGGATAAGATGGACCACAGGGTTGGTAAACTATACTTCGAGGTTAATCAGAGGCTCCAGGAAAATCCAGGGATCAGGGATGAGGTGGATGAATTAATAAGGAAGTACGAGGCCGGTGAGAATGAGGAGATTTTCAGGAGGGTCGTTGAGTACTGCCTCAGCGGGATGAAGGAAACAATGAAGAGGCTCCACGTTCACCACGACCGCTTCGTATGGGAGGGCCAGTTCGTAAGGGATGGTACCGTTGAGAGGGTGATAGAAGCCCTCAGGGAAACAGGTTACGCCCAGGAGAACGAAGTCCTCTACCTGGACCTTGAGGAGTTCGGCCTTGAGAAGGAACTGGTCCTCACAAGGTCAGATGGAACCTCCCTCTACTCGACCAGGGACATAGCATACCACCTGCAGAAGTCAGAGGATGGGGATGTTATCATCGATGTCCTTGGATCTGACCATAAGCTTGCAGCCGAGCAGGTGGGGATCGCAGTGGAACTACTGGGTGGTAAACGGCCCGAGGTCATATTCTATGAGTTCATAACACTCCCTGAGGGTTCAATGTCCACCAGGAGGGGTGTTTTCATATCCGTGGATGAGCTAATGGATGAAGCCCACGGCAGGGCCCTTGATGAAGTTAAAAAGCGTAGGGATCTTCCTGAAGATGTTGCAGATGATATCGCAGAGTCCATAGGCAACGGTGCCATAAGGTACTACATAGCGAGGCTCTCACCGGAGAAGCACATTGTATTCCGGTGGGATGATGCCCTCAGCTTTGAACGTGGCTGCGCATCCATCCAGTACGCCCATGCGAGGGCATGTAAACTCCTTGAGAAGGCTTCATTCACGGGTGAAGAGAGTATTGAAGATGGATGGAAGCCTGATGGTGATGAGAGGGAACTTATCCGTCTCCTTGCACGCTTCCCGGTGGTGGTTGAGGAATCTGCCCTTGCAAGGAGGGTTCACCCTGTGGCGCAGTACGCCCAGGATCTTGCAAATACATTCAACAGCTTCTACAGGTCCACTCCTGTTATAGGGTCTGATTTTGAGGGTGCGCGCCTCAGACTTGTTGATTCTGTTAGAAAAACCATAAGGAACGCACTCGACCTCCTGGGGATACACGCCCCCGAGACCATGTGA
- the argF gene encoding ornithine carbamoyltransferase: protein MKHLLSVCDMDNVADLLDLASDYKEGRVKEKILRGKTLAMIFEKSSTRTRVSFEVGASQMGAQPLYLSASDLQLGRGEPIADTARTLSRYVDGIMIRAISHSDVVELASEASVPVINGLTDLEHPCQALADMQTVREKLGGFDGRLVFVGDGNNVCNSLLLITATLGMDMDVACPPGYEPDPSIREMAGKIADETGARIRIIHDPVEAVTGADVVYTDVWVSMGYEDETEDRLEAFRPYQVNLEFMELAAPDAIFMHCLPAVRGQETTSEVIDGPHSVVWDQAENRLHAQKAIMHWLMGDV, encoded by the coding sequence ATGAAGCACCTACTATCTGTATGTGACATGGATAACGTGGCGGACCTCCTTGACCTCGCTTCTGACTACAAGGAGGGAAGGGTCAAAGAGAAGATCCTGAGGGGCAAAACACTTGCCATGATATTTGAGAAGTCATCAACAAGGACCAGGGTATCCTTTGAGGTAGGGGCATCTCAGATGGGGGCTCAGCCCCTCTATCTATCCGCATCGGACCTTCAGCTGGGAAGGGGTGAACCCATAGCTGATACAGCAAGGACCCTCAGCAGATACGTTGACGGGATAATGATAAGGGCCATAAGCCACTCCGACGTGGTTGAACTTGCAAGCGAGGCATCTGTCCCTGTTATCAATGGTCTGACGGACCTTGAACATCCATGCCAGGCCCTGGCCGATATGCAGACTGTCAGGGAGAAGCTTGGAGGATTTGATGGAAGACTGGTTTTCGTGGGTGATGGTAACAATGTCTGCAACTCCCTGCTACTAATAACAGCAACCCTGGGGATGGACATGGACGTGGCCTGCCCCCCTGGATATGAACCTGACCCCAGCATCAGGGAGATGGCAGGGAAAATAGCAGATGAGACAGGGGCACGGATAAGGATAATTCATGACCCTGTCGAGGCTGTCACTGGGGCTGATGTGGTCTACACTGATGTCTGGGTGAGTATGGGATACGAGGATGAGACAGAGGACCGTTTAGAGGCCTTCAGACCATACCAGGTGAATCTGGAGTTCATGGAACTCGCAGCCCCCGACGCAATATTCATGCACTGCCTGCCTGCTGTGAGGGGCCAGGAAACAACCTCTGAGGTTATTGATGGTCCTCATTCGGTTGTCTGGGATCAGGCAGAAAACAGGCTACATGCCCAGAAGGCCATAATGCACTGGCTAATGGGGGATGTCTGA
- the purD gene encoding phosphoribosylamine--glycine ligase: protein MKILVVGTGAREHAICSALADEATIYSVMGNRNPGISRLAREFTVAPEVDTEGVVSFASEKGVDMAFIGPEAPLEAGLVDALEEAGIPSVGPTRDAARIETDKSFMRKLFEDYRIPGSITYRVFSDPEELREFMESFEGEAVVKPVGLTGGKGVKIVGEHLRDNMEALKYATEVIEKRIGGHSSVVIEERVVGEEFTVQAFSDGEHIVPMPAVQDHPHAYEGDQGPITGGMGSYSDSDGLLPFLTQKDYEDAVDIMQRTVDAIRKEKGPYRGILYGQFMLSADGPKLIEYNARFGDPEAMNVLPLLESSMLEICEGIVDGNLRSARFRDLATVCKYLVPEGYPESGVAGAEIRVDERSIEDLGVITYYAAVNQEDDRIYTSSSRALALVALAEDIYSAEELCEEATAHVKGRLYHRRDIGTRELVEKRVKHMEDLRS from the coding sequence ATGAAAATACTTGTCGTGGGAACAGGAGCAAGGGAACATGCCATCTGCAGTGCACTTGCAGATGAAGCAACCATATACTCTGTGATGGGTAACAGAAACCCGGGTATATCAAGGCTCGCCAGGGAATTCACTGTTGCTCCTGAAGTTGACACCGAAGGGGTGGTCAGTTTCGCATCAGAGAAGGGAGTTGACATGGCATTCATAGGGCCGGAGGCCCCCCTTGAGGCCGGGCTGGTTGACGCCCTCGAGGAGGCAGGCATCCCATCGGTCGGGCCAACCAGGGACGCAGCCCGCATCGAAACAGATAAATCATTCATGCGCAAACTCTTTGAGGATTACAGGATACCGGGATCAATAACATACCGGGTCTTCAGTGACCCTGAGGAGCTACGTGAATTCATGGAGAGCTTTGAGGGGGAGGCGGTTGTAAAGCCAGTGGGCCTCACAGGAGGAAAGGGAGTCAAGATAGTCGGGGAACACCTGAGGGACAACATGGAGGCCCTTAAATATGCAACAGAGGTCATTGAGAAAAGGATAGGTGGTCATTCCAGCGTCGTGATAGAGGAGAGGGTTGTTGGAGAGGAATTCACGGTACAGGCCTTCTCCGACGGTGAACACATAGTGCCAATGCCAGCAGTCCAGGACCACCCCCACGCCTATGAGGGCGATCAGGGCCCCATAACAGGAGGGATGGGATCATATTCTGACTCAGATGGCCTTCTCCCATTCTTAACACAGAAGGACTATGAAGACGCTGTGGATATAATGCAGAGGACCGTGGACGCCATAAGGAAGGAGAAAGGGCCATACAGGGGCATACTCTATGGCCAGTTCATGCTCTCTGCAGATGGTCCGAAGCTAATAGAGTACAATGCACGATTCGGGGACCCTGAGGCAATGAACGTGCTCCCGTTACTTGAATCAAGCATGCTTGAAATATGTGAGGGTATAGTGGACGGAAACCTCAGATCAGCACGTTTCAGGGACCTTGCAACGGTCTGCAAGTATCTGGTACCTGAGGGCTACCCTGAGTCAGGTGTGGCAGGCGCCGAGATAAGGGTTGACGAGAGGAGTATAGAGGACCTGGGTGTCATAACATACTATGCAGCTGTAAACCAGGAGGATGATCGTATATACACATCATCATCCCGGGCCCTTGCACTTGTTGCCCTTGCAGAGGACATATACTCTGCAGAGGAGCTCTGCGAGGAGGCAACAGCCCATGTTAAGGGAAGGCTTTACCACAGGAGGGACATAGGCACCAGGGAACTCGTTGAGAAGAGGGTTAAACACATGGAGGACCTGAGGTCCTGA
- a CDS encoding acetolactate synthase large subunit: protein MKGGQAIIRSLLDQGADTVFGYPGGQLLPLYDMLYDSELKHVLVRHEQCAAHAADGYARASGRVGVCIATSGPGATNLVTGIATAYMDSSPIVAIAGQVPTHLIGNDAFQEVDMIGITMPITKHSFQPSDASEIPAMVRASFHIAKTGRPGPVVIDLPKDIQEQEIQEEVDDLELPGYRPNVRGHPLQIKRAAELIRRSEKPVILAGGGVIISGASREIMELSDLIKAPVTTTLLGKGAFPEDHPSAMGMLGMHGRKVANLTVDECDCLIAVGCRFSDRTTGNVAEFAPGASIIHVDIDPAEIGKNVGVDVPIVGDARNVLRELIAKLKKYEKRESQWLESVQKFRTECMPRMSYDDVPLKPQQVIKEISQVLDDETVVTTDVGQNQMWMAHFYTSRTPRKFISSGGLGTMGFGFPAAIGAKVALPDSDVVAVCGDGGFLMVCQDLATIREYDIPVVICVMDNRHLGMVAQWQRLFYDERMSHTHLGEVPDFVKLAESFGVEAERIEKPGETSEALSRAIRSGEPALLDIVIDPDEILPMVPPGCRLTEIVGEYRVEREDPQEIKYSPKVKVDGD from the coding sequence ATGAAAGGTGGGCAGGCAATAATCAGATCACTTCTGGATCAGGGAGCAGACACCGTATTCGGATACCCCGGTGGACAGTTACTGCCACTCTATGACATGCTCTATGATTCTGAACTCAAACACGTTCTCGTAAGACATGAACAGTGCGCAGCACACGCTGCAGATGGATATGCGAGGGCCTCAGGAAGGGTGGGGGTCTGCATAGCTACCTCCGGTCCCGGGGCCACGAATCTTGTAACAGGCATTGCAACAGCCTACATGGACTCATCCCCAATAGTGGCCATTGCAGGACAGGTCCCAACACACCTCATTGGAAATGATGCATTCCAGGAGGTGGACATGATAGGGATAACCATGCCTATCACCAAGCACAGCTTCCAGCCATCAGACGCCAGTGAGATACCTGCAATGGTCAGGGCAAGCTTCCACATAGCAAAGACAGGCCGCCCAGGACCGGTTGTCATAGACCTCCCCAAGGATATACAGGAACAGGAGATCCAGGAGGAGGTTGATGATCTCGAGCTTCCAGGTTACAGACCAAATGTAAGGGGTCACCCCCTCCAGATAAAGAGGGCCGCTGAACTCATAAGAAGGTCAGAAAAACCTGTCATACTAGCAGGGGGAGGCGTTATAATATCAGGGGCCTCCAGGGAGATAATGGAATTATCAGATCTGATAAAGGCCCCTGTGACAACAACACTTCTTGGTAAGGGAGCATTCCCCGAGGACCATCCATCCGCCATGGGCATGCTCGGCATGCACGGCCGCAAGGTGGCTAACCTGACAGTGGACGAATGCGACTGCCTCATAGCCGTTGGATGCCGGTTCTCAGATCGCACAACAGGGAACGTTGCAGAATTCGCCCCGGGCGCCAGCATAATACACGTTGACATCGACCCCGCTGAGATAGGTAAGAACGTTGGAGTTGATGTCCCCATTGTTGGAGATGCAAGGAACGTCCTCAGGGAACTCATAGCAAAACTCAAAAAATATGAAAAGAGGGAAAGCCAATGGCTTGAAAGTGTACAGAAATTCCGAACCGAGTGCATGCCAAGGATGAGCTATGACGACGTGCCACTGAAGCCTCAGCAGGTTATAAAGGAGATAAGCCAGGTCCTTGATGATGAAACCGTGGTCACAACAGATGTCGGGCAGAACCAGATGTGGATGGCCCACTTCTACACATCCCGCACCCCGAGAAAGTTCATATCATCTGGAGGCCTTGGAACAATGGGCTTCGGTTTCCCGGCCGCCATAGGTGCCAAGGTAGCACTGCCTGATAGTGACGTTGTTGCGGTTTGCGGTGACGGTGGATTCCTGATGGTCTGCCAGGACCTTGCAACCATCAGGGAATACGACATCCCGGTGGTGATATGTGTCATGGACAACAGGCACCTTGGAATGGTGGCGCAGTGGCAGCGCCTATTCTACGATGAGAGAATGTCCCATACACACCTCGGTGAGGTTCCAGACTTCGTGAAACTGGCTGAATCATTTGGAGTTGAGGCTGAGAGGATAGAAAAACCTGGTGAAACATCCGAAGCCCTTTCAAGGGCCATAAGGTCAGGTGAACCTGCGCTCCTTGACATAGTAATAGATCCGGATGAGATACTCCCAATGGTACCCCCTGGCTGTCGTCTAACCGAGATAGTCGGGGAGTACCGGGTTGAAAGGGAGGACCCCCAGGAAATTAAATACTCCCCAAAGGTAAAGGTGGATGGTGATTGA
- the ilvN gene encoding acetolactate synthase small subunit, producing the protein MEPDTHIISALVEHKPGVLQRVAGLFTRRGFNIENITVGESETPGIARMTIIARGDDRVLEQITKQLNKLIDVIKVRDLEPSATVKRELCMVKVHAPSESERSEIIQYTNIFRGRIVDVSPDALTVEVTGDSEKIDAFLELLRNFGIKELARTGPTAMSRGSRTM; encoded by the coding sequence ATGGAACCCGACACCCACATCATAAGCGCCCTCGTGGAACACAAACCCGGAGTGCTCCAGCGCGTTGCAGGGCTCTTCACAAGGCGTGGATTCAACATCGAAAACATAACGGTTGGGGAATCAGAAACGCCAGGCATTGCCAGGATGACCATAATCGCCAGGGGCGATGACAGGGTGCTTGAGCAGATAACAAAGCAGCTGAACAAGCTCATAGACGTCATAAAGGTCAGGGACCTTGAACCCTCGGCGACGGTCAAGAGGGAGCTATGCATGGTTAAGGTCCACGCCCCATCAGAGAGTGAGAGGTCAGAGATAATACAGTACACCAACATATTCCGGGGGAGGATAGTGGATGTGAGCCCTGATGCCCTGACGGTTGAGGTTACCGGGGACTCTGAAAAGATAGACGCCTTCCTGGAGCTTCTGCGGAACTTTGGAATAAAGGAACTTGCAAGGACAGGGCCAACCGCAATGTCCCGTGGAAGCCGGACAATGTGA
- the ilvC gene encoding ketol-acid reductoisomerase yields MKIYYENDIDMEILADKKIAVIGYGSQGEAQARNMADSGLKVIVGLRRGGSSWKKAHDDGMNVMTIEDAAREADIIHILIPDEIQETVFEQSIKPYLKEGNTVSFSHGYNIHYGYIKAPEGVNVTMVAPKGPGAMVRRTYLEGFGIPGLVAVEVDATGDALEQALAMAKACGLARAGVLETTFREETETDLFGEQAVLCGGVTELINTAFRTLVKAGYQPEIAYFETCHELKLIVDLIYERGFQGMWHNVSNTAEFGGLTRRGRIITEETEKEMDEILKEIQNGKFAKEWALENRAGAPMLKRMRKLESELEIEEVGAKLRKLCGLEK; encoded by the coding sequence ATGAAGATATACTATGAAAATGACATTGACATGGAGATACTGGCAGATAAGAAGATAGCTGTCATAGGTTACGGGAGCCAGGGCGAAGCACAGGCCAGGAACATGGCCGACAGTGGACTGAAGGTGATAGTTGGGCTCAGAAGGGGAGGTAGCTCCTGGAAGAAGGCCCATGATGACGGCATGAACGTCATGACCATCGAGGACGCCGCCCGGGAGGCCGACATCATACACATACTCATACCCGATGAGATACAGGAGACTGTCTTCGAACAGTCAATAAAGCCCTACCTGAAGGAGGGCAACACCGTATCCTTCTCACATGGATACAACATCCACTACGGCTACATAAAGGCTCCTGAAGGAGTCAACGTCACAATGGTGGCCCCCAAGGGTCCGGGTGCCATGGTAAGAAGGACCTACCTTGAGGGCTTCGGAATACCCGGCCTCGTGGCTGTTGAGGTTGATGCAACAGGCGATGCACTAGAGCAGGCACTTGCAATGGCAAAGGCTTGTGGACTTGCAAGGGCAGGGGTTCTGGAGACGACCTTCCGGGAGGAAACAGAGACTGACCTGTTCGGTGAACAGGCTGTGCTCTGCGGTGGTGTCACAGAACTCATAAATACTGCGTTCAGGACTCTTGTGAAGGCAGGTTACCAGCCAGAGATAGCATACTTTGAAACCTGCCATGAACTCAAGCTCATAGTGGACCTCATCTATGAGAGGGGATTCCAGGGTATGTGGCACAATGTGAGTAACACCGCAGAGTTCGGCGGCCTTACAAGGAGAGGACGGATAATAACAGAGGAGACTGAGAAGGAAATGGATGAAATCCTCAAGGAAATCCAGAACGGTAAATTCGCCAAGGAATGGGCCCTTGAGAACAGGGCAGGGGCCCCCATGCTCAAGAGGATGAGGAAACTGGAAAGTGAACTGGAGATAGAGGAAGTCGGGGCAAAGCTGAGGAAACTCTGCGGACTCGAGAAGTAA
- a CDS encoding methanogenesis marker 12 protein, producing the protein MVFVGMDHGTTGVSFTILGDDAEHFKIGREDLSAGRVSALAELRERVPLNDIDLMAITYAMGDAISTIKPIERVKNRGIISIGGAGKVTGGGTAVYSEIESSGIPTVLIPGLHRNTPCLDERFRAAYSHHASPEKVSICYNAYLETGWENMIVSDISSNTVTMLIEDGRIVGAMDACLGAMGVIHGPLDLEMLRKIDDGEKTANECFSHAGAVKIAGIDTRVSRAREELLEMYLAGRDEAKLALDTMMMTIAMEIWGLAGISSGVDGIVLTGSIGAMREPYDFHGKLRDMVKEIADVRRADPTSGSMGSAQIARDIHNGKREILGIEVEV; encoded by the coding sequence TTGGTATTTGTGGGTATGGACCATGGGACAACGGGTGTCTCCTTCACCATCCTCGGTGATGATGCTGAACACTTCAAGATAGGGAGGGAGGATCTATCCGCAGGCAGGGTCTCCGCCCTTGCTGAACTCAGAGAGAGGGTTCCCCTCAATGATATAGACCTCATGGCAATAACATATGCCATGGGTGACGCCATTAGCACCATAAAGCCCATTGAAAGGGTGAAGAACAGGGGCATAATCTCCATTGGAGGTGCGGGTAAGGTCACAGGTGGCGGAACCGCAGTATACAGTGAAATAGAATCATCGGGGATACCCACAGTCCTCATCCCCGGCCTCCACCGAAACACGCCCTGCCTTGATGAGAGGTTCAGAGCCGCCTACTCCCACCATGCAAGCCCCGAGAAGGTGAGCATCTGCTACAACGCATACCTTGAGACAGGCTGGGAGAATATGATCGTCTCAGACATAAGCTCAAATACCGTTACCATGCTGATAGAGGATGGCAGGATAGTCGGTGCCATGGACGCATGTTTAGGTGCCATGGGAGTTATACATGGACCCCTTGACCTTGAAATGCTCAGGAAGATAGATGATGGGGAAAAGACAGCCAATGAGTGCTTTTCGCATGCAGGAGCAGTTAAGATAGCAGGTATCGATACCAGGGTCTCAAGGGCAAGGGAGGAACTCCTTGAGATGTACCTTGCAGGTAGGGATGAAGCGAAGCTTGCCCTCGATACCATGATGATGACCATAGCCATGGAGATATGGGGACTTGCAGGGATCTCCAGTGGAGTTGATGGGATCGTACTAACTGGATCCATTGGAGCCATGCGGGAACCCTACGACTTCCATGGAAAACTGAGGGATATGGTGAAGGAAATCGCGGATGTGAGGCGTGCAGATCCAACTTCCGGTTCCATGGGAAGTGCCCAGATCGCAAGGGACATACATAACGGTAAAAGGGAGATCCTTGGAATAGAGGTGGAGGTTTAG
- a CDS encoding LSM domain-containing protein has translation MKDSDKEFRVNRQFLKFKNKNVLLTLKNNEEARGKLISIDNYLNTVLQTEEGLQFIKGTKIAFIAME, from the coding sequence ATGAAGGACAGTGACAAGGAATTCAGGGTTAACAGGCAGTTTCTAAAATTTAAAAATAAGAATGTTCTCCTCACCCTGAAGAACAATGAAGAGGCAAGGGGAAAACTCATATCAATCGACAACTACCTTAACACGGTTCTCCAGACAGAGGAGGGCCTTCAGTTTATTAAGGGCACCAAGATAGCCTTCATCGCAATGGAATAA
- a CDS encoding winged helix-turn-helix domain-containing protein, which yields MKRLLWWLLAATRGGHNRARIISMLHERPYNNNQLAEALGLDYKTVQHHLRVLEKNKIIVSSGERYGRMYFLSDMMEENYPLFEEIWNRIEVCE from the coding sequence ATGAAGAGGTTGTTATGGTGGCTTCTTGCAGCTACAAGAGGAGGACATAACCGTGCGAGGATAATCAGTATGCTGCATGAGAGGCCATATAATAACAACCAGTTAGCAGAGGCCCTTGGACTTGACTATAAGACAGTTCAGCATCATCTGAGGGTCCTTGAGAAGAATAAGATCATAGTATCCTCAGGGGAGAGGTACGGTAGAATGTACTTTCTTTCAGATATGATGGAGGAGAATTATCCCCTCTTTGAGGAGATATGGAACAGAATCGAGGTGTGTGAATGA